The following DNA comes from Triticum aestivum cultivar Chinese Spring unplaced genomic scaffold, IWGSC CS RefSeq v2.1 scaffold161635, whole genome shotgun sequence.
TCACCAAGTAAGTTCCAATTACCCCACTTGTAAAATTCTCTATTACCCCAGTTTTGCAACTCAGTTCATCTCACTATGTTAATTTTGTTTTAACTTGGCAGCTGAGTGGTGGTTCCAATTTGGAGGGGAAGTTCCTAATCTGCAGAAGTGTGCCTTGAGGATTGTATCACAATGCGTTTCGTCAAGTGGCTGTGAGAGGAATTGGAGCGCTTTTGCTTTGGTCCACACGAAGCAAAGAAACCGTCTTCTATATGGCAAGCTGCACAAGCTTGTATCTGTGCGCTACAACTTGAAGGTATGAAATGTGTTTTGCCCATATTCCATTATTCACCCATATGCCATGATTCACCTGCATACTGTTGTTTCCTAAGCATTGTTTGAAATAAAGGTTGCTGTTTACTAAGTAAATGCTACTATTTATTAAAGACTGTTATTAGGTTGTTATTTAAAGTAAATATTGATGTTTACTTAGCAATGTTTAGAGTAAAGGCTGCTGTCTAATAAGCATTGTTTTATACATAGCGACTTTATCCATTTTATTCTTTATACTTCGTTGTCATTCACTGATTTTGTTTTCACATTTTGAAGATAcgtgctgaagaagaagaagacccggTGAGAGAGAATGATAAGCAGAAGGAAGTTGATGCATGTGCAATGATGATGGATACAACCATGTTTGATGCAACAAATCCTATGATGGAATGGTTGAATGAGGATGAGGAGCATGCAATCTTGGATGGAGTTGATGCTGCTAGCGCCGTGTTTGAGAAAATACGTTTGCTTAACTCAAGTAGGAAAGTGTCTCGTCTTGCAAGGAAGGATAATGGCAGGAAAAGAAAGagggtagaggaagaagaggatgactACCATGAtagtgaggatgatgatgaagagaaTGAGGAGCTGGACCTGGAAATTAATGATGATGGTAGCCATGATGATGGTGCAAGTCAATCTGATGGAGGAGATTCGCCAATAGAAGTTGAAAAGGATTTAGCAAGCCAAGTTGGAAACAATGTTGAGGTAACAAGTGATGGTAGTTTGGTGAACCGTAGATCTGAACAGGTTAAGCAAGCCAAGAAGGTCAAGGAGGTCACCAGCCTTTACAATTGACAAGTAAGTTCCTTGTGATGACATCAATAATTTTCCATTTATGCACTTTCTTATATTCTGTCATAAACATGTGATGTTTGCTTTAGTCCA
Coding sequences within:
- the LOC123178030 gene encoding uncharacterized protein, which produces EWWFQFGGEVPNLQKCALRIVSQCVSSSGCERNWSAFALVHTKQRNRLLYGKLHKLVSVRYNLKIRAEEEEDPVRENDKQKEVDACAMMMDTTMFDATNPMMEWLNEDEEHAILDGVDAASAVFEKIRLLNSSRKVSRLARKDNGRKRKRVEEEEDDYHDSEDDDEENEELDLEINDDGSHDDGASQSDGGDSPIEVEKDLASQVGNNVEVTSDGSLVNRRSEQVKQAKKVKEVTSLYN